The genomic stretch ACCAGGCTCTCAGATACCTCCCCGACTCGGAGCAGCAGGCGCTGCAGAGCCACCGTCCCAGACCCCAGAGCCACCGTCCCAGACCCCTCCTCGTCGTGAAGGCGAAGGCGTTGGACGCCGCCCCCGTCATCCCCTGCCTCCCCGACCAGGGCGCGTCGGACGCCGCCCCCGTCGTCGCCAGCATTCCCGACCAGAATGCGTCGGACGCCGCCCCGGTCCCCATCGTCCCCGACCAGGGCGCACCGGACACTGCCCgcctcatcatcatcaaggcGAGGGATGCATGGAAGGCGGTCGCATTGGCGGCCATGAAGGCTACTCGGCTACCAGCAGCGGGAGTCGCCGTGGCGCGTCGTCTATGCAGCTTCGACTCACCCACCGTCGTCGACGACGCGGGGGCGGGGGCAGGGAACAACCGCTACATCATGAGGCGCCTCACCCGCCTGGTCATGGTGAGGTACCTCTGTTCTCTGCTCCCGTCGCCTCTGCCCGCGGCCGCAACGCTGTTCTGCATCCTTAAGGCCAACCATCCCCGGCGCTGCAAGCTGTGGAGGATTACGAGCGTGCCAGATGGTACCCGAAGCGACCCCGAGCAAGGCGTCGCGGCCCCTCCCGCTGCAGCCGCGGCGCCTCCAGCTGCTCCTCCATCCGTCGCCAAGGTGTACCACCACCGCGACCTCGACCTCGGTAGCCACATCGGCGAGGCCTCATCCACGGCATCTCTACAGGAGATAGTCGAAGAGACAGCAGAGGCTCGCGCATCTACCCCAAACAAAGCTGTTGCGAACGCTGGCCATCCACGGCACTCGCTCAAGGAATTGTTCATGAGCTCGCCGTCCGTCAGCATCAACAACACGGGCTCCAGAACGCCTACGTCGCGGGGGACCAAGCCCCATCAGCCCGCGTGGCGACCCTGCTGCTGCGATACCCATGCGGTATCACCGAAGCACAAGCGTCCGCTCAGCGGCCAATCTGGCGGGTCTCCCCCAAAGCGACGCCGCGCGGCAGGGATCAATGCCTTGGCAGGGATGCTTGCTCCCAATCCTCATCCTTCCAGGTGTCGAAGATCATCTCGCGCTCATCATGCTGGCTCGGGAGGGCCTCCTCCGATGCCACCTCCCcctcctgctgctcctgctcctgaaggCGCTGCGCCACACTCTTCTGTGTTCGAATCGGCATGCAGTGATTCCCTTGTGCTTCCTGATGATCCTACTCCCGCAAGCGTCGCTCAGAAAAATCCACTAGCTCCTTCAAATTCTCCAGCACCTCCGGACCCAAATTCATCAGCACTCCATCCTGTTCCCAACCCTCAGGCTCAGGCTTCTGGTGTTGATATTGCCAATCCTAACAATGTAAGTGTTTTCGATTCTAAAAACTCCACCATTCTTGTTAATTTGGGTTCTGTTTTGTGTTATCTTACTTTACCTTGTTAAATTCCCCTCCCACATCTGGCCAATTTGGCCCTGTTTCACAGCCTCCAGCAACTGCGGACCCAAATTCATCAGCACTCCAGACTGTTCCCAACCCTCAGGCTCAGGCTCCTGGTGTTGGTAATGCCAATCCTAACGATGTAAGTGTTTTCGATTCTAAAAACTCCACCATTCTTGTTAATTTGGGTTCTGTTATGTGTTATCTAACTTTACCTTGTTAAATTCCCCTCCCACATCTGGCCAATCTGGCTCTGTTTCACAGCCTCCAGCACCTGCGGACCCGAATTTgcagcagccgcagccgccTCTACCCCAAGGCCAAGCattggttgctgctgctgcgatTCAAGGAGGCCAGCCTGCTCCCAACCCGGCTCCTGTTGCAGTTGATAATGTTAATCCAAACGATGTACGTGTTTTCGATTCTAAAAACTCCACTTTTATTAATTTGGGTTCTGTTTTGTTTTGTGTTGATCTAACTTGTACCTTGTTAAACAGAGGAATTTCAATTGGGAACTAGGCCATCTGGATATCGCATCGCAAGCTTTAAACACGCTATACCAGCGGAGGGACGATGATGCCCAGATCTGGCACCCGGAGAGGAAAGTACATTACACATGGGCACTGATGTCAGGTTTCGTTGTGGTGGCCTGTGGTATCCTTGCGTCTACCGCCTCTATTGACCTGTCTTTCATTCGAGGCGTGGGTTCTGTGTGTGCTCGTCTGTCTTCAATTGGGGCAACAACCTTGGTGATTTATGTTCTGTCGGATACAGTTGGCCGACTGCCCGGTTTTATATTCGGTGGCATCGCTACAACTTTTATGATTCTGCTTTGGCTGGCGGGAAATCCTGAAGACCGGGCTATATTTTTCAGACTGTTGGTCTTCATTCTGAAGATGATTTTCAGACTGTTGCTCTTCATTGTGAAGATGATTTTCTGGTATCCTGGAGTTCTTCTTTCCACAGGATTGGGGTATATCAAGGGTTGGATTCAAACAGGTTTCAGTAAAGCAAAGAATGGAATCAAGGCTTACTTTGAACATCCAACAGGACAGGGGGCAGAAGGTCCTCGAGGAAATGCGCGGGTTGGTCCATAGGTAATACCGTTCCTATTTGTGGTTCTAGCTAAGAATTCAGTTCCAAGACCTTCTGCATCTGCCATGCGATTCCTTCTACTGTTTTTGTAGATATAAGCCTGATAATATTCTGTAATGCATTTGTTCTAAAATGACAAAGGGTTCATTGGGTCAAATCTGAATGACTGAAATGCAGTTTGGTGGTAGGAGCATGGGTACGGCAGCTTCTGAATAAATGAAGAAAATGATGCCATCTAATGGCTCTAACATGTTCTATAAGTTTGACATACTTTTTCAATTTAGACAAAAATTAGGGTTGtgttgtgtattgagcatgttGGTTCACACTTCAGGTTTAACAAATGGTTAGCTTTATCAATTCGACACTTGCAGCTTAAAGATAATCCCTAATTCTAGTCGTTTATGGATTATTATATCATTATCGTTTATGGCTTATGGTTTGGTATAAATGTTCTTAAAATAACAGTTGAATTCTTGAATAACTGGTCTTGCATGTTAGATGGTCTATATGACAAATGTATTTTCGAAGATTGCCTTGCTGCATTTTTTACTGAAAGACAAGCAACCTTTATTTCCTCCTTTCCAATCTATGGAGTGCCATGCCCCCCACCCCTGCTTTAACATGGAATTGAAAATGACCATGTATTCTGAATCCTGAGTAGGCTTTGGTTCAAATTTATTTGTCTGCAAGTATTTTGTCAGGTTTCTCGTGAGTGAACCTTCAAGAGACTTTTTTTTGGTCATGCTAACTGATCTCGAATGCTTTCTTTGGTTGCAGTATGCTGGATTTAGCTGAACCacatttataaaatatatcattAATTCTagttatatcaaatatagataaaaatactacagcgtcaatataaaaaaaatgatcTACCTGTTCGCCCTTCACGCAGCAACAGCAGCTCAGATACCGAGGTATGGCACCGTGTGAGCTGGACACCTGCCTTTaggcagtctcaatgcatgtttcatgaatgtgtcatgcacattaaatagggtgtcacataagcaaaattgctgacttggcatgatcattaaatgaagaaatgagagaggagtttcatcctcatgaaactcctatggctcggttacctagtttatagtcttggtaactgtgccatgaaactatccattgagactggccttacgcCACATATCACGAGTCGGCGATTTCTCGCGAGGTACACCGTACACGTGTCGCAAGGCCATTTCGATGCCGCGGCACAGGAGGGTAAACAAAATTACTACAGTGACAAAAACTAAAAGTTTTTGCAAATTGAACACTCATTCACAAAAGTTGTACTCCCTTATCTATAAAGAAAGTTATTTTTGGACAAATTTTAGATTGAGAATATAAGttataaataattttttaagttattaaatttaaaaatatgaaaatcatataaatagatttattttttaaaaaacttatatatatatatatatatattctatttttaataattattttttataaaaataaagagtTAAAGTTAAGGTTTGGAGACTTTGTCGTTGTCTAAGCGACTTTCTTTATAGGTATGGAGGAAATATataactatgaaaaatataCGCAGACAGACCCTTCTagaaacatgtatatatagtacttagccttgtttagttcgcgaaagatttttttttgataatGTTGCACATTTATATGTACAGCAATTAGtatttaatcatggactaatttggTTTAAAGATTCATCTTATAAAATACATGTAAATTGTgtagtgtgtgtgtatatatatatatatatatatatatatatatatatatatatatatatatatatatatatatatatatatatatatatatatatatatatatatatatatatatatatctcaaacatttgataaataagttgaaattttttttgacgGGAACTCAACAACACCGAGAGGCAGGAGGCAGGAGCCAAAAGACTCGGTTTATTAGGAGCACAACGTACGGATCATCCAAAATCCAAACGTCACCACTAGACGACCTCCAACTGTAAATTTAAATGGGTGTTTAGTTGGAGGTGTTaaaatttttaacatattttgtaatatttttattttatttaaaaaatagtTCTTGTTTAGTTTATCTCAAAACCCAAAAACATTTTAAGATTTctggtcacatcgaatcttgcggtatatgcatgaaacattaagtaCGGATAAAAaagctaattacacagtttaactataATTGGTGAGGCGAATctattgagcctagttagtctatggtctgacaataattaccaaataaaaatgcaaATGCTATagtaccaaaaaaatttcacattcTCAAGTAAGCATGgctttagtgtccaatcatggactaattaagctcaaaagattcgtctcataaattattttatagctatattgttagttttgtaaataaacTATATTTAGTTTGTGCATATATCTAAACATTTAATGTGATAGGTAATAAAGAAAACAATCTCAATCAAACAGGTCCTAActaagagaaaaaaaagtaaGGCACAGCTAGCAACTATTGCAGAAGGCACACATTAAGGCGCACATATCAACTATTAGCAACTAAAGGAAATACGATATTGAGTTGTACAGATTTGTTTGGCATAGCTTAGTTTCGTTAGTGAAGttgttttttttaagaaaataattttatgagcaactttttaagctgagctgttttgaaaaGGTTGTTTGCCAGAATAACTTAACTAGCACTTCATACATACTACTTTTTTAAGCTACTTTTTAAAAGAGAGTTaagataagctacttttttaattttatctcaacttatatctttgtgagagaaaaaaatagCTTCATCTGTGAAGCTATTTTAGAAAAAAGTGTTTAGCAAAAGAAGTAGCTCATAAAATGTGCCAAACATGCCCGTGTCGGACAGTGGTGGTGCGGGCATAGGACATTTTGTTTGGCGAAAATTGTCCAGACTTTTTAGGTggtactagggccttgtttagttccgaaaaattttgagaaatcgacactgtagcactttcgtttgtatttgacaaatattgtccaattatagactaactaggctcaaaagatttgtctcgtcaatttcgactaaactgtgcaattagtttttatttatctatatttaatacttcatgcatgcgtctaaagattcgatgtgacggggaatgtgaaaaattttgcaaaattttctgggaactaaacaaggcctagatacaGTTTAAGAACTTTCTAGAGATTTGTTAAAACTTTAGCCATAAATAGATATGCCAATTCTTTGTCAATGAACCAATTAATGGCTATGAATTTTAGCAtaccttaggtcttgtttagttcacctcaaaaaccaaaatttttttaaaattttccgtTGCATCGAaccttgcggtacatgcatgaagtattaaatatagattgaaaacaaaaactaattgcacaatttatctgtaaatcacgaaatgaatctcttaagcctaattacttcataattggacaatatttgttaaataaaaataaaagtgctacaatgtcaaaatctaaaaaaatttcgaTGTAAACAATGCCAGTTTTGGCTGGGCAAGAATTGAAAGTCAACCAACGCATACTCCCCTcacaaaagttattcatgaaaaaaaaatatacacaTACGCACCCAAACTAGAAACATGTACTCTCTCCGccttattaaaaatattatttttaacGACCATTCATTTTATTCAATTTTTTATGCAAATTATAaagtaaataaattattaatacGTTATAACCAAttaattaatattttatataaaagttttaaataaaattaaataagaTGGCACGGCATTTAAAACATCACTTTCACTAAAGGGAGGGAGTATGTATAACTGAAAGCTTCGACTTCTagaatccgtgtcagtcaaacttatttaactttgactaattttataaaaaaaaacatcaatatctatgatataaaatgagtatcttatgaaaatatattcaatgataaatctaatggtattaatttggtactataaattttagtgttttttataaatttcatcaaatttttaaaagtttaactttggacaactctagaagttgCAGTTTTtagagacagagggagtatatacATACATATCCAAAAGTTTGTGGTTTCGAAGCTAGCCAAAAAGACAGGCCAACCCAGAATCAAGTCTCGAGGAGGCAGAAGCTAATTATTTCAGTAACTATAAATAAACTCTGGTACATTAGGCCAATTTTAATCCATAATTTTataacacagttaccaagactataaattaGATAACTAAGTCACATGAGTTTTATGGAAATAAAACccatctctcatctgatgaaactccttcatttaatgacactatcaagtcagcaattttgtttatgtggcatcctatttaatatgcatgacactatcgtgaaacatacattgagactagccttagaTCATCCTCAGTGGAAGTTTTATCACCTAGTTTTTAGCACACtaatattttggaaacattgTAGAAGAGTTTCTCTCTACTTTTATAAAAATCTTTTTTTGagaaaatacttttataaaactcttatcatctttcTTCATTAATATAATGCCATATCCGTATATTTAATATCTATAATAAAACTCTATTGAAACCGGCATTACGAGCATGCCGTACGGATCATCCAAAATCCAAACGTGACCCTCCAAAGTAAGGAGTACTAGATACTTTGGGAGTAGATATGCCCTATATATGGAAAGAAAACCTTATGGGATCACACATATCAAATACTAGCAACTACAGCAGTCATGGTTCCACTGGTATGGTAAAACATACTCCGAAGCCTATAATGATGACACATGCTAACACAATCAATGCCGGTAACAAAGCCAGAACCTCCAACCATGTCATTGTGGCCAACGATTGTACGCTGAAAAATAAAGTACCAACCACCATCATAATGAAATATGCCTGCAATAAATTGAAAAACAAATTAGCAATATTGTTATGCCAGTGACTAACAATTAAAAGCAGGTCGAGGAGTTCAATGACGTGCAGaagctttaggccttgtttcgtTCAAcccaatccaaaaacttttcaagattctccgttatatcaaattttacggcacatgtattgatcattaaatataaataaaaataaaaattaattacataatttgtctataaagcataagataaattttttaaactagttagtctgtgattggacaataattattaaataaaaataaaaatactataacacttgaaaaatttttagaactaaacgaggccttacccttgcaaaaatcttaaagaagaagaaaaaggcgGCGTCCTCCGGAGAAAGGCGGCTTTGAGGCCTTGCAGGATCTCTCTCCTGGTAATGAGGGGGGGGCACCTGAGCAGTCACCGGTGGATGTGCCGACTGATCAACATTAATGGCGTGCTGCTGTGGTGCGcctggtggcggatccggcgccGTCGCCGCGACGCCCTGGATTTCGAGCGGTAGGGGGCACGCCATGGCCGTCGTTTAGTTTCCTACACGGTTGATGAAGATTAGCGACCTGAATCAATTCAAAGATAAAACCAAATGGGTGGAACGGAGAAACCTTGAGACTCAAAAACCTTCCTACGTACCCTGGCGGGCGACGGGTGACGGGGGAAGTGTTGGATGGGTTGCAAAAGAGCATCCGCCCGGGCGCATATATATGATCGAGGCAGGTGCAAACTAAGGAAATCCAACTTGTCTGTATTCCGTGTCTGACTCAAGGTATACAGGTTTTGTTTATAGTTttcaaaactttttaagatttttcattatatcgaatctttgaCCGTAtagatgaaatattaaatatagataaaaaaattaattacacagtttatatataatttacgagaaaatcttttaaacctaattattatatataaataaaaatactataataaataaaactcaaaaatTTTCGTGAACTAAGCAACAGTATACGTATGCGGAAAGCAAACTAGTAGGTTCGGTTGTtttgaggctttgtttagtttccaaaaaattttaagattttctgttaaattgaatcttgtggcacatgcatgaagtattaaatatagacaaaaacaaaaactaattgcacatttcCATTTACcatattttaggccttgtttagttcatcctaaaaaccaaaaaattttcaagattcccgtcacatcgaatcttgcggcgcatgcatagagtattaaat from Sorghum bicolor cultivar BTx623 chromosome 3, Sorghum_bicolor_NCBIv3, whole genome shotgun sequence encodes the following:
- the LOC8084843 gene encoding potassium/sodium hyperpolarization-activated cyclic nucleotide-gated channel 4 — translated: MSAMGYHQALRYLPDSEQQALQSHRPRPQSHRPRPLLVVKAKALDAAPVIPCLPDQGASDAAPVVASIPDQNASDAAPVPIVPDQGAPDTARLIIIKARDAWKAVALAAMKATRLPAAGVAVARRLCSFDSPTVVDDAGAGAGNNRYIMRRLTRLVMVRYLCSLLPSPLPAAATLFCILKANHPRRCKLWRITSVPDGTRSDPEQGVAAPPAAAAAPPAAPPSVAKVYHHRDLDLGSHIGEASSTASLQEIVEETAEARASTPNKAVANAGHPRHSLKELFMSSPSVSINNTGSRTPTSRGTKPHQPAWRPCCCDTHAVSPKHKRPLSGQSGGSPPKRRRAAGINALAGMLAPNPHPSRCRRSSRAHHAGSGGPPPMPPPPPAAPAPEGAAPHSSVFESACSDSLVLPDDPTPASVAQKNPLAPSNSPAPPDPNSSALHPVPNPQAQASGVDIANPNNPPATADPNSSALQTVPNPQAQAPGVGNANPNDPPAPADPNLQQPQPPLPQGQALVAAAAIQGGQPAPNPAPVAVDNVNPNDRNFNWELGHLDIASQALNTLYQRRDDDAQIWHPERKVHYTWALMSGFVVVACGILASTASIDLSFIRGVGSVCARLSSIGATTLVIYVLSDTVGRLPGFIFGGIATTFMILLWLAGNPEDRAIFFRLLVFILKMIFRLLLFIVKMIFWYPGVLLSTGLGYIKGWIQTGFSKAKNGIKAYFEHPTGQGAEGPRGNARVGP